From a region of the Phaeodactylum tricornutum CCAP 1055/1 chromosome 4, whole genome shotgun sequence genome:
- a CDS encoding predicted protein — protein MILSIRLVLRCWWIGAIGLLAINLYTFNSRNLSQALPPKRLGSEVVSQEIPVHGVGASLETSLRNGNGSDYDQYNFKIHTLSSPSCSPLEEKDVDFTLVTQLSPSRLAIMEQHCERWGNHPISLAIGTTEDIENIEKTLSEFGCQKNLVTVSFVSDFNSEGEYPVNRLRNLAMSRVQTSHAFVIDADFVLSTNLYQMLRLHRAMLATDHLHTLVVPAFELQAVCNEQNENCTAKHLAMLPDTKNELVKQYWTAKDHVGPNPSVTQFREQAAFHAHASTRYEDWMTQPAEKLLPIECVTSDSYEPYLVVRPCQFLAPFQEAFVGYGQNKLTWFQQVRRMGYKFFQIGEGFVIHFPHARSVASVQFRQNGKKNPFGVGVKETASAFKQWMKEHIPDSTQIPYCS, from the coding sequence ATGATTTTGTCCATTCGTCTCGTCTTGCGGTGTTGGTGGATAGGGGCGATCGGACTCCTCGCCATCAACCTCTATACATTCAACAGCCGAAATCTTTCCCAGGCTCTCCCGCCGAAACGTCTCGGTTCAGAAGTTGTTTCCCAAGAGATCCCTGTACACGGCGTTGGCGCCAGCCTCGAAACTAGCTTGCGGAACGGCAACGGTAGCGACTACGACCAGTATAATTTCAAGATCCACACCCTGTCGAGTCCTTCGTGTTCTCCTCTGGAAGAGAAAGATGTCGACTTTACCTTGGTCACGCAGCTCTCCCCCAGCCGACTAGCGATCATGGAACAACACTGCGAGCGCTGGGGAAATCATCCCATTTCTCTCGCAATCGGAACTACGGAGGATATCGAGAACATTGAAAAGACCCTGTCGGAGTTTGGTtgccaaaaaaatttggtcaCGGTGAGCTTTGTGAGCGACTTCAATTCCGAAGGAGAATACCCCGTGAACCGACTCCGCAATCTTGCCATGTCTCGGGTCCAGACGAGCCACGCTTTCGTCATTGACGCTGACTTTGTTTTGTCGACAAATCTCTACCAGATGCTCCGTCTACATCGGGCTATGCTTGCTACGGACCACTTGCATACTTTGGTGGTACCAGCCTTTGAACTCCAAGCGGTTTGCAATGAGCAAAACGAAAATTGCACAGCCAAGCATTTGGCAATGCTTCCGGACACGAAGAATGAGCTGGTGAAGCAGTACTGGACGGCAAAAGACCATGTCGGCCCCAATCCCAGTGTGACGCAGTTTAGAGAACAAGCTGCTTTTCATGCGCACGCCAGTACGCGCTACGAAGACTGGATGACACAACCTGCAGAAAAGCTCCTCCCCATCGAGTGCGTGACTTCGGATAGCTACGAGCCCTACCTCGTTGTCCGTCCTTGTCAATTCCTCGCACCCTTTCAAGAGGCATTCGTTGGCTACGGTCAAAACAAACTGACCTGGTTCCAGCAAGTCCGACGTATGGGGTACAAGTTCTTTCAGATTGGTGAAGGCTTTGTCATTCATTTTCCCCACGCCCGGTCGGTAGCGTCCGTCCAGTTCAGGCAGAATGGCAAAAAGAACCCTTTTGGAGTGGGAGTGAAAGAAACTGCTTCCGCTTTCAAGCAATGGATGAAAGAACATATTCCAGACTCAACTCAAATTCCGTATTGTTCTTAG
- the CDKC1 gene encoding predicted protein (C-type cyclin dependent kinase 1, probably involved in transcriptional control) — protein sequence MTRTLAHYERQEQIGEGTYGQVYRARCKDTGRVVALKKMRMHHGGYWGMPLQFIREIKILKKLTHPNLLQMIEVVTSKGKDRVSDARESYKGNLFLVLEYVSHDLTGLMDVAYQFTEVQVKCIFRQLLEACAYMHQHKYVHRDIKSSNILLDSHFRVKLADFGLARNIEPPFSVEFTNKVITLWYRPPEILTGATQYGPAVDVWSAGCILAELLLGKPLLPGKSDLEQLKLIADMLGTPAPDTWDYLSSMKRVRSGEITLDMRKPKVSRLRDKYAAKIPTTAMNLLDKLLAWDPRKRLTATGALQNKYFWSQPVAPEDPAELGEIQVGPGGHFHEFQTKKKRKEAKIVAEAAREK from the exons ATGACTCGCACGCTCGCGCACTACGAGCGCCAGGAACAGATTGGGGAAGGCACGTACGGTCAGGTGTACCGAGCGCGGTGCAAGGACACGGGTCGGGTCGTCGCGCTCAAGAAAATGCGGATGCACCACGGAGGTTACTGGGGCATGCCGCTACAGTTTATTCGAGAAATCAAAATTCTGAAGAAACTCACGCATCCGAATCTGCTGCAAATGATTGAAGTGGTCACCAGTAAGGGT AAAGATCGCGTCTCCGACGCTAGGGAAAGCTACAAGGGGAATCTCTTTCTCGTTCTCGAATACGTGTCGCACGATCTCACCGGTCTCATGGACGTGGCTTACCAATTCACGGAAGTGCAGGTCAAATGCATTTTTCGACAGTTGCTCGAAGCCTGCGCCTATATGCACCAGCACAAATACGTGCACCGCGATATCAAAAGCTCCAACATTCTCTTGGATTCCCATTTTCGCGTTAAACTCGCTGATTTCGGTCTGGCCCGCAACATTGAACCGCCCTT cagtgtGGAATTCACCAACAAGGTCATTACCCTCTGGTACCGTCCACCCGAAATTCTCACTGGCGCCACGCAGTACGGACCCGCAGTGGACGTGTGGAGTGCCGGTTGTATTCTGGCCGAGCTGCTCCTGGGCAAGCCTTTACTGCCGGGCAAGTCGGATTTGGAACAACTCAAACTCATCGCGGACATGCTGGGCACACCGGCTCCGGATACGTGGGACTATTTGTCGAGCATGAAACGGGTTCGTTCCGGGGAAATTACACTGGACATGCGCAAACCCAAAGTGTCGCGTTTGCGTGACAAATACGCGGCCAAAATCCCCACGACTGCCATGAACTTGTTGGACAAATTGTTGGCTTGGGATCCCCGCAAGCGTCTAACGGCAACAGGAGCCTTGCAAAACAAGTACTTTTGGTCGCAACCAGTGGCGCCGGAAGATCCAGCCGAACTGGGAGAAATACAAGTCGGCCCCGGGGGACATTTTCACGAATTTcagacaaaaaagaaacgcaaagaagccaagattGTGGCCGAAGCCGCCCGAGAAAAG
- a CDS encoding predicted protein produces the protein MTDPFFVRHDRFCPVLGDPTTAWVHNLPSIMTNDKVENQVSRRRPEEQSVTDEVSEYRKRQRRRSILFASLIVLAFILATVLGVVLTRDSRNSTVSDPDSQQNQNDDNVPETPPVLSTSGPTTTPSPTRTVAPSTFPTQSLAPTATGSNFPSATPTMGASPTNTPTAFVILNRWPSTSNGLSLTVQNALSPDWQETFTLVRNDWDNGIPDAVTLNVQRVAVDTSCAVPSTQGVLKVCNGNAGRTGFFGFNNLLLQDGLIVAATAELNDFYLSDNSVDARRHTLCRHIGNGLGLANVDEGFLNQDLGTCLDSTNDPANNLSPNRNDYVQLAAYYGPVGRRNLQRNIPKPSDLALPEDIVLAYAQVVSSPTNWRILRHDDRTIVRETDLGGGFMLQKKAFRAHQ, from the coding sequence ATGACCGACCCCTTTTTTGTCCGACACGATCGGTTTTGTCCCGTGTTGGGAGATCCGACGACGGCGTGGGTCCACAATTTGCCGTCAATAATGACTAATGACAAGGTCGAAAATCAAGTTTCCCGACGGAGACCTGAAGAACAGAGCGTCACTGACGAAGTGAGCGAATATCGCAAACGTCAAAGACGAAGATCTATTCTCTTTGCCTCCTTGATTGTGTTGGCATTCATTCTTGCGACCGTACTCGGAGTTGTTCTCACACGAGACAGTCGCAATAGCACAGTGTCCGATCCGGATTCCCAGCAAAATCAGAATGATGACAACGTACCGGAAACCCCACCCGTGCTATCGACTTCGGGCCCCACCACGACACCGTCTCCGACTCGTACCGTAGCCCCTTCCACATTTCCAACCCAATCCCTAGCACCGACTGCAACGGGTTCTAACTTCCCTTCCGCGACACCAACCATGGGAGCCAGTCCTACCAACACCCCAACAGCGTTTGTTATTCTCAACCGCTGGCCATCCACCAGCAACGGTTTGTCTTTGACCGTGCAGAATGCTCTTTCGCCAGACTGGCAAGAAACCTTTACCCTTGTACGCAACGACTGGGACAATGGCATACCGGACGCTGTGACGTTGAATGTGCAACGCGTCGCGGTAGACACGTCCTGTGCAGTCCCATCTACGCAAGGTGTTCTCAAAGTCTGCAATGGCAATGCCGGTCGAACCGGATTTTTTGGATTCAACAATCTATTGCTGCAGGACGGTCTCATTGTTGCCGCCACGGCCGAGCTCAACGACTTTTATTTGTCCGATAATAGTGTAGACGCACGACGTCATACGCTGTGTCGACACATAGGTAATGGTTTGGGATTGGCGAACGTTGACGAAGGCTTTTTAAATCAAGATCTGGGCACATGCTTGGACTCGACCAACGACCCCGCCAATAATTTGAGTCCCAATCGAAACGACTACGTGCAGCTCGCGGCGTACTACGGACCGGTAGGCCGACGCAATCTGCAGCGCAATATACCGAAACCGTCTGACCTAGCCTTGCCGGAAGATATAGTGCTGGCGTATGCACAAGTCGTTTCCAGTCCAACCAACTGGAGGATTTTGCGGCACGACGATCGAACGATTGTGCGAGAGACGGACCTGGGAGGCGGTTTCATGCTGCAAAAGAAGGCCTTCCGGGCCCACCAATAG